GCCAAAGAACTTGACGCTGAGGCCGTCCACGGGGTGCAGGACAGGGACCAAGGTGATGCGGGGGAAGGTCCGCGAGGCCAGCTCAAAGCGGCTGGTGCTGGCCAGCTCCACCGCCAGCACCTTCAGGAACAGCTTGGCCAGGTGCTTGCCCAGGCAGGTCCGGACACCGCCACCGAATGGGAGGTAATGGAAGCGGCCGTCCTTGTCCTCGCTCCGCGCCTGGCTGAAGCGATCGGGGTCGAACACATTCACGTCTTTGAACACAGGCGCTGTGTCGTGGGTGTCCCGGATGCTGTACATGACACTCCAGCCTTTGGGGATCTGGAAACCCTGGAGCAAGATGGGGGCCCAGGAGCGGGTGGTAAGAACCGGAGTAACACACGGAGGGCCTAGGACTGCCCCTGCCTGCTCAGCCCCAGATGTTCAAGACCTGTCTCTTCCTAGAGACACCCCACTGTGGCCCCCCAGGCCTGGCCAGCCAGCCCCACTCAGTATGTTAGTCCAAGCCCTTATCTGTAGATGTGCACATGTGACTTCACATATAACACCCGACTTGGCTTCACCTGATGCATTTGGGGCGCACTTCTCCCATGAGACTGAAAGTAAGCACTGTCTCCCCATCAGGCCTGATGTCCCTGAAATGGAGGCTGGTCTCCCGCCTTGCCCCTATCCCGATGCCCCCGCTCCCCCATCACCCCCAGCTCCACAGGCCCAGCCTCTCTCACATCGAGCTCGAAGGTCTGCAGCACAGTGCGGTAGCCCCCGGAAATGGGCGTGAACAGGCGCATGACTTCCTTGATGACGCAGTCCAGGTAGCGCAGCCCGCTGAGCGTGTCCAGGCGCAGTGCGCCCTCGCAGGGGCAGCCACTGCTGTGCAGCATGCCATGAGCCCGCAGCTCCTCCCGCAGCTTCTCCAGCACGGTGGGGTGCTTCAGCAGCTGCATGATGAGTGAGGTGCTGGCGCTGGCCGTGGTGGCATAGGCTGCAAAGATCAGCTCCAGGGTCCCGTCCTGCAGGGCACAGAGGACAGGCGTTGTTGGAGGTATGGGTTCAGCCAGGCAGGGGCTACCCCATTCGGCCAGTGGCCCGTGTGCCCAGGTCATCTGTGCTGGGCCCTGCCTGGTTCCTGCAGTGAATTCTGCTTCCTCTGAGTCTCATGTTGCCAGAGCATTAGTGTCACGATGGACACGGGGGTCACAGCCAGTTCCTGGCTGGGCAGAAGACACAACTGCTGCGACCCAGGGCAGAAGCACTGGCGCCAGTCCCTTGGAGTGGGGCCACTCCTCACTCACTGCTGGGTTCCTGGGCCAGCCCCACAGGCCTGATATGCAATGGGCTCacaggagaaaaagaacaaatcccAAGGAGCAAGGCCCTGCGCAGCaggtgtgcatgtgcgtgtgtgggGGATGCAGCGCCAGCCCCTTCCTCCATTGCAGGAGGAGGACATTCGGTGGGTAGTCAGGGGAGCCAATGGGGTCTGAGAGGCCGCCTGGGGCCACAGCCTGGGGCCACAGCCTGGGGCCACTCCCCTGGAGACCTGGGATGAGGCTGAGGGGAGGTGACCTCCTGAGGACCTAAAGACCCTGCCAGGGCTCTCTGGGGAGCAGGACACCAGGGCCATGGGTTCCCCATAGAAAGGCCCCAGCAGACCATCTCATAGCAAGCCCtgcattttacaaatgtgaactatgggcccagagaggggaatGAAGAGACCTGGGTCCATTACTGGCCATGGTAACACCCATAAATCACAACGCTTGTTATAGTGGAAAAGCCACTCTGGCTCTTCCTAGCTCCCCAGGAAAGAAGTTGGAGCTAGAATACGGGGAGGCAAAGATAGTGGgcaggggaggctgcagtgagcgtcTGTGGGCACCCGGCAGCAGAGTGGGCCTGCAGAGCCCAGGTGGGGATGGGCGAGTGAGCCCTCCTCCGGTGAAACATCTGTCCAAAGCAGGGCAAGCAGGCCCTGCGCGGAGCACAGCCGGGATCACCAGGGGCCAGGGGGGTGGGAGGGCATGCAAAGTGCCAGCAACCTGAAaagcctgggggtgggggaggagaccTCACATCCAAATCTCCCCTGCTCTTCCCCAAGGGCTGAGGCTGACAACAAGCAAGTGGTTTCCCCTTGTGGGCCTGCATTTCCCTAGATGGTCTCCCAGGGATATTGGGACTAGGAAATGAACCGAGATCATTCCCAGGCCTGAGCTCCCTGTAGGCcatggggagagaagggagggcacCCCATGGCATCCTGCAGAGCAGGGGCGGGGACACAGACTTCGCTTCTGGTTTCGCGGTCTCCAGCCACTGCTCAGAAAGCATGTGTGGGGCCAGACTACAGGGGCTAGAAAGAGCAAGGCACATTTCCACCCAAGGAAAGCTCAGAATGGAGCCTGGGTGCTGGTGCTGCCAGCGAGGGGCACACGTCCCACCCCACCTTCAGCTCCTGCATGGTCATCTCCTTCCCGTGCTCCTTGCTGCTCTCAATGAGGAGGTCCAGGGCGTCCGAGTAGTCCTTGCCCTGCGTGCACTGCAGCTTCTCCCGGATGGCCTTCTCCAGCCCCTTCTGCAGGGTCTGCCGAGCCTGAATGCCCTGCGGCGGGAAGGGCTGTCACTCATATAGAAGGGCAGGCTCCCATCCGAGCCTTGGGACCACCAGGGATGACTCCAGCCTCCTCCTACCCCACGCTGACACCTCTCCCCTTTGTCCATGTGCCCTGTGCCTAGGTGCCCACTCCGGGGTCAGGTCAGCCACCCATCCCCAGAGAGGGGGCTCATGGATGCTCCTGCTCCTCTCCTCCCAGGCCCTGGGTGCTCACCCGCCGATAGCCACTGAAGGGCAGGTCAACAGGCAGGGAGAAGACATTCTCCACAAACTGCTGGTAGACCTCAAATAGGTGCCCAAGGTCCTCCTCGGGGATGCTGAAGCCCAGCAGCACCCGGATGGCCATGCGGAAGGTCAGTTTCTGCGCCTCCTGGTACACGTTGATGGCCTCGGGGTGGCTGCTCCAGGCACGCAGTGTGTCCTGGATCACCAGCTGGATCTTGGGCAGGTAACTCTCCAGGGCCTCATGGCTGAAGATCTTGGAGAagacctggaaggcagagaggcAGGTGGGTGAGCAGATTGGCACAGCCCGCCCCGACCAGCCCCTCACTCTGCCTGAAGAATGAATGTGACCAAAGAGAACTTCAGCTTCCACACAATAACAGCTTTGGGAGCTGGGCAGGCCAGCTGCCAGCAAGTCTTTGAGGGATGTGGCTTGCATGGGGCACAAGTGGCAGCTGAGCGGGGAACCACCCTTCCATTGCAGAAGCCCATTTTGGAATCCCGGGACACAGGATGGAAGTGCCTGGGAGAAGTGGAGCATAGTCGTTGGATTGTACAGGAAAGTAGGGGAAGGCCATCGGGCGATAGCTACTCCACGGGGGACAGCAAGAGAGCCTGAGACTAGACCTCAAGCAGGACTTCCTGGGAACCAAAATTGTCATCACTTGCTGGAAAACACCTACTGCGTGCAGATTCTAGTAAGTTTATTAACAGCTGTGCCATGAAAAGGTCTTCAGTGTGGTCAGGTCCAAAAGCAGCGGGGGAATGGGGGCAATGGCTTTCCACCCCCAAAGATCACAAAGACAACCAGAAGCCCTGTGACTTCCCTGCATCTTCCAGGGCCACTGTAAGGAGGCAGTGAGTCCTGTTCCCACTTCCCTGTCTTCCGTCCTCCCGGCTGCCTGCGCAGCCCCCCTTGCTGCCCTCCTCACCCAGGACTCCCCCGCacatgttttcatgtgtggagGAGACGGGAGCACGTTAGTTTATTTACCGATAGCCTGTGGGTCTCGCTCATAAGCAGCAACCTCCATCCCACCAGAGTTCAGATGAGAAGGGGGAGCACCCCCACTACTAGCACCAAGCAAaggctgggaggggagggacaGCGCGGAAGAGGGAGCCCCCCTACCCCATGCAAACCACACACACGCGCCGCCCTCCCCAACTGCCCCCCAAACACAACCACCGCACAAACTGTAAATGTGAGAATTTCCCCTGCAGTCAGCTCGGGGAGGAAAGGTAACATTTTCCTGGCCTGGGCCCTGCATGGCTAATGGGAGGGCTGGTTTGCAGAAATAACAGTGCTGGCCCTTCAGTGGCCCAGCCAGGCGTTCACAATAGCACTTTCATTCCGAAATTCccggtggagggagggagggagggcaggaggccgGCAAGGGGCAGAGAGGCCTGCACTGTTTGGGGCCGCTCCTGCTACAGAGAGACAGCAGAGAGGTAGAAGGATGATAGGAGGTCGCCTAGATCAGCCCAAGTCCAGATGGGTCATTCATACCTTGCCCAGTTTTGGGGGTCCGAGGGAATTTCCAGGGGACTCTAACTGCTGCTTCCCTTCAGAGAGTGATGGATAAAGGCAATGCTTGTTTGCTTCAACCCCCAACCCTCATGTCCTTAGGATTCCAGGTTCAGCCCTTGGGCAAGTGAAGGGTCTTGGGGGAATGAGAAGGGGCACTTCTTCTAAAGCCCAGCACTGGCCAGTGAAGGGCCCCTTACAGACAGCAGAGAGCCACAGGGTGGGCAGACAGCAGCACACAGGAGGGGAAAGTGCATCAGGAAAAAAGACAGGGACAGGAAAATCACTCTGCGGCTACCAGGCCTCCATGGCAGGACAGGGAGGCCAGAGGTGGGACGGGGAGGGCCAAAGAGGTCATACTTGGCCCAGAGCCAGCCAGCCCAGGACAGACTAGGTGTTCTGTCATGGAGGGTGCAGGGTAGGGGCTGGCCAGGGCCCCCAGCACATGGGAGACctggtcctcctgcctctcacCCCGTGCCCTGGAGGCCACGTCCACCAGGCCCAGTCAAAGTAGAAACTGGCGGGCTCTAAGATGCGGTGGGGTGACAGGAAAGGGGCTGAGTTGTAACTGTGCATCATCCAGCAACTTCCAGTGTGATCATGGCCAAGTGGCTACCCGCtcccccaagcctcagtttcctcatctgtaaacagtGAGGTGGAGCCAGGAGGCCTCCCTTCAATCCACTGAGCACCTGAACAGCAGCCCCCACCTGCCCCTAAGTAGATGCTATCCCTTCCAAGTGGCCCCGAACTTGTCAATGCTCGAATCCCCTGGGCAGTGCCTTCCAGCCCCCACGCACACACCCCATGTGGGCTACAGTGGCCTAGGAGGGGCCATCCCAGGGTTTAAAAAGGGGGAGCACAGAGGGCCCACACCTCACCCACAGACAAGCCCTGCCTTGTCCCGTGGGTTCCGTTTCCTGCGCCCTCTAGCGATGGCCGGTTGAACTGCTCCTTCGCAGGCCTTGGGGGCCCTGGAGGGCAGGCAGGGATAGTCTAGGAAGAGAGAAGGGCCCAGGGACTGACCGAAGGACTCCAAGGGCAGGGGTCCACACCTGACCCCTGGAGGGAAGGGGTCCATGGGCAAGGCCAGGAGCTAGAATGAGCCGGAAAAACCACTGCCACCCGGCACCTGCAGGCCCCTGGGGCTGGGGCTTCTATAAGGAAAGTGAAGGCAGGACCAGGACACTGTCTCAGCCAGTGTCTGACTAGCTGAGTGACAGCCAGCAGGCCGCTGCCCCTCCTGGAGCTGTTTCCCCGCTGGGTTCATGAGAGGCCTGACTGGCCGTTCTGAAGGCCTTTCCGCCAGGCTGTCCATGACGCTCCTCAGAGCTCACCGTGAGGTGGAGAAATCCCCCAAATGAGAATCCCAGCAAAGGTGGGTGGAGGGCACACTGGCCCCGAGGGGCTGGGCTCAGAGGTCACCAGGTCCATGCCCCTGCCTCTGGCCCAGCTGCTCCACAGGCATAGGGGCCTCCCAGGCCCTAGGAAGCCTCCAGGGCCTCATCCCTGGGTTTGTGCCCAGGTGTAACAACGCAGGCACTTCCCAAAGCCAGGGCAGCTCTGAAACCACCACCCGCCACAAAGGACGGGTGGAGGCAGAGGCGCAGGCTAGGGCAGAGGGCGGTCAGGGCTGCGTCAGGGCGCGCTGGGTCTGAAGCCACCGCCTGCTGGGTCAGGACTCCGGCATACTGGGAAGGTGCCGGGGAGCGGCTCCCTGTGAAGAAAGGAAGGGTTCTCGGCCCGGAGCTACTTCCCTGACCACAGGCATAGCAGGAGCCACGGCTGCTTTGTTTCCTTCTGGGGCTTCCCTCGGAATTCCCAAAAGTCAGCCAAGAATGCCGGACAAAGGTCACTGGGAgccagcccaggcccaggccaAGCCCTGCAGAGGGAGTGGCAGGTATGGACTCCCACCAGGGTTGGTGCCCGGGGAGAGCAAGGGTACTGTCACAGGAGACCAGGAGCGCCCATCCAGGTTTACCTGCTGCAGCCTCAGAGGCTTGGGCAGTTGCCTTGAGGGATGGCTTTGGGCAGCTCCCCTGCCAAGCCCCCAAAGACACAATAGGCTCAGGAGTCCACCCCTTggttctctccctccctccggAGTGGGCGCTGATCCCACAAGGGTCTAGGGGCACCAGCAGGGGCTCGTGAAGGCTCAGATTCCCTATCATTGTTTCTACAAATGCATTCTCCCCAAGCAGGCCTCCtcactcctcctgcctctcacCCTGTGCCCTGGGAGGGGAGTCGCTTTGTGAACCCCCATGGCCCTACGGGCCGCGCTTGCTCAGCCAGATAGCCTCCCCCTTCTCTGCTGGCAGGTGTGGAcagatggacaaatggatgggCAGCAGGAGCGAGTAGAGCCGGAGCGGGGACCCACTGCCCAGGCCAGTGACTCAGACTGGGAGGAATGGAAGCGGCTGCCCAGGAGGGGTGGGGGCCTGGGCAGGCCACCAGGCCAAGCCACCGGAGCCTCGGCCTGCGGAGTGGAAAGAATAACAGAGGGCAGGCAGGCGCTGAGGCAGCCGTCCGCACAGGGGTGACGCCAAGGTGTGTACTTTATATTCAAACAAGGGGGGTAAGAGAGGACGTCATCTTCCCAGCTGCCTGGCTGCCTCAGCTTCACCCTGGCCCAGTGGAAATGCCAGGCAGCTTCACCCAGAACTGGAAATGTCCAATCCGGGTCTGTGGGGCTGGGCACACTCAGCCCCTCTGGTTGTGGGGAGGCTGGCCCAGACCCCCAACAGGCTCCAGCGGTTGGAGCAGAGCGCCTGCCCCTGATTTGACTCCAGCTGTGATCATCTCACCTGGAGACGTGCTCCCCACTGCCCTAACTCTTCCACACATACCTACAGCACAAGGGGGGCAAGGTGGGGAGGGGCGGGCAGCACTTGGCAGACACCTGCCAAGCCACAGAATCTGTGATTTGCCCAGCCGCTCTTACCTCTCCCGCTTCCAGCCGCCACGAACCCCGCCTTAGAAAGCCGTGGATGGGGAGGGGCCTCCCGAGGTCACAGTCCAGAACGTGGCTGGCCACACCCACCAGAGGCCCTGaactccctgcctcccaccactCCAGACTCCATAGAGCTGCCCTCTGCCAGCCCTGGTGGGCTCTGAATTTATCCAAGGGTCCTGAAGGGGACTGTCCTCTACAGTGAAGTCCACTCTCAGGGTGAGGCCAGCTGTCCCCCCACTTTGGTGTGATCCTGGCATGTCTCAGGGCCCCGCAGTTGCTTCCTTTTAGGCTTAGGGAACCCAGGACAGATACAGCAGCCAGCCTGGGGGGCCCAGGGCCAGGGCAGACCCCACCAAACCTTCCCACTCCCCGCCAAGGCCACCTTCATCTTCCAAGGCTGGGAGAGTGAGCAAACACATCAGTACCACAGCCTTGGACCCCTCCCTGCCTTGGGAgaaggacacagaaagaagggaCAGAGGGAAGGGCTGGCCCCCGCATCCAGGCCGCCCACCCACCTGCTGCCTGGCACAAGGGCATGCAGAGGGAGGTTCCCACTCCCAGGCATCCTGGCAGCTGACTGTGGGCTCCCTCCCCCACTGACCTTCAGATAGATCCGCTGCTGCTACCCGCCCCCTCAGCAGCCCCTGTGCCCACCCACTGGTGCTACAGTAACTTTTGGGTGAAGGACTTGTGTTGGCAGAACAAAGGCATTGTGCCTATGCCAAGGGGCTGGGGCAGAGCTCCCAGCAGCAGAGCTGCCTGGCTGTGCCACTGGCCTTCCATCCAATACAGGTTGGACCTTCTGCCCCGAGCTGAGCCTGGTGGACATGACTGTGTGGCCAGAGGTTGTGCCTTGGTCCAAAGGCGAGCCAGGTGTGGGCTAGCCTTCCCTGGGACCCCATAACCATGGGTCCTCCTGGCACCATCTTCCTGCTGAGGCACCTCCTGGCCTCTCCATCCCAACACAGACCCCAGGAGCACAAGATTTCCAAGATAGGGCCAAAGTCAGGGATGGTGGATGGACAGGCAGGGTTTCTTGACTTCTACCTTCAAAGCCTAGTCCCCCACCTTGGCTTCAGGCCCAGAAGGCCCTGTAGGCAGGGATCTGGGTAGAAGGGGCAAGACTATCactcctgaggtctccccagttcAGAGGCTCCAAGGCTAAGTCCCTCCCCTGAAATACTCTCCAAGTTCCCTGAGGGTATCTCCAGGCCACTGTCTGGGGTGTCCTGAAGCTGCTGGCCTCTTGGTGCATAGAGGTCCAGTCCTATCTccaaaggagaagaggagaggccCAATCCTTGTGGGTAGGACTGGGCATAGGAAGCTTCTAGAATGATTTCCTAGCTCCTTCTCCATGTTTTGGACAACTGTCTCACCCCCACCTTCCTCACCAGACTCCATCTGCCCTTCTACAGCAATACTCCAGCCTCTCTACACACAAAGAGGGATGGGGTCCCTCCCCCATCCATCAGATACacccccaggccctgggcaggggaagggtAACCCAGGAGGAGGGAGTGAGTCTGAGGCCCTGGCTgcaaggacacaggcctggcttcCAGAGATGATTCTGTTAGACTGGGCAAGACTTTCTGGACTTTTTCCCTGGCAACCCCACCCCTGCTGGCCCAAGACCACCAGGGCAGCCAGGGCAAACACCTGGAGCGCAGTGATGGCAGTGAGAAGCCCCCTCCAACACATCTGGTCAGACCTCCCAGAGGCAGGGTGGGCCACCAGCCCCAATGGAAACAGTGACGCTCCAGTTCCCCACCAGCCGGGCCCCAGCACACCTGGGCCCCACTTCCCGCTCCTACCTCCTAACCAGGCCAGTCCTGGCCCAGCAGCCCACACTGCAGCCAGGCACCTAACTGCAGCATGGACCAGATAAAGAGGTGCGCGTGGCACCCAGCAGCCCCCACCTTGGCCACACTCAGTCCACCAGGCCTTGGGTTCAGCAGATGAGCAGTTCTCTCCAGGACCAACATGGATATTTAGAAACAGTGGCCCTGAGTGTCCTCCTAGCTTCCAGCTAGATTCTACCTACCCAGCCCCAGGACTTCCGTGGAGTTCAGTAAACTTAAATCATCACTTAGGGAGATTTGGGGGGAAGAATTCTTTCATCTGGCTGACTACCCATTTCTCATTCGACCCTCCCTGCCAACATGCCTCACATGGCAAGCATAAAACTGCTACACACAAAGAGGGGGCCCTGCATTTGGCTCTCAGGCCTCTGGCAGGATCAACCAGCTTCTGGTgactccccacccacccccagggAGCTAAAGGACTGGCTGTTCTGAATAGGGAGCCATCACACCTCAGCCAAGGCTCTCAGTTTCTGCCCTGACCCCAGTCCcagccctccccctcccttcccccatatTCCTGGTCATCTGcgccctcccttccttctccctcccctctaaATGGACAATGTAGGCCAAAAAACCTTGGGGCTTTCCAGGCAAGCCCTTCCCAGCCAACACCTGGAGGCCCCAGTCCAAGTCAGGCCCAGGGTGGGTGGAACCCCAAGACAACACCCTCACCCCAAAGCCCTCTGCACCCCACACTCTGGTCCCGGCCACACCTCCTTCCTCACTGTCCACCCCAGCTTCCAGCGGCCCCAGGCAGGCCGGACAGAGGACTCTTCTCCCGGGCCCAGAGACTATTCCCGTGGACGCTGCAGTCCGGTGTTGCAGGCTCCCCCCCgaaattttcttttgtctcctgaCCTGGTTCAAGTCTCGTTCTATGGCTCTGCGCTTCAGTGGCCCCTTCCGTGAAAAGCGGACAATAATACCCCTCTGACCAAAGCCTCTGTAAAGCAGAGCTCAGGAAGCAGCCATCTCGTTTGGAGCTGAGTCTCCGCTCTCCTCGCTCTTTGGAATGGGCCTGTGGTGGAGTCGCAAAGGCTGAGGGAAAAATAACTGCCCAACACCTTTGAAAAACCGAGGCTTCATTGCGAAGcctccagcccctcccagccACTCCCCAGAACCCCTCTCCCGCTGCCCCCAGGCTGTGGTAACTGCTTCCAGCTAGGAGTGGGGCAGATTGAAGAGAGGACTTTGGGAGCCCGTTTCCAGTTCCTGAAATACATGCTGTATAAGGGAACGGGGTGGGGGCAGTGATGCAGCCCAGCCTTCTCGGTTTGACCGCTCCTTCTTTTGTCTGCAGTTAAGAATTACCCTTCACAGGCTGTTCAGAGAACGTCAAGTGCTATAGGATGCGTCTGCAAGTAGAGCACTCCCCATCTTCACCAAGACCACAGCATATGCGGCCCCTGACGGAGGGAGTCCGCCTCCCCACCTCCCCGGTCTGCCACCGCTCCCGGACGGGAAGCTGCCTCTCCCTTTCCTTAGGTTTCAAACCTGGGTGAGTCCTCTCACCCAATGGAAAAAAATGGAGTCGGGGAGGTCGCGCGGCCCCCCTCCTGGCGGCTTCGGGCCCGCCCGCCGGCTCGGCTTTCGGGTTACTGCAGTTCAAACAGCACGTGCTGCCCGCGCTGGTAGCCGAGCGCAGCCGGGAGGGGCGGAGGCCTGCCCCGTGAGCGCCTCCTCCGCGCCTCCTCCAGTCGCTCGGGAAATCCAAGGGATAAACACccactttcccttcctctttcggGGGGGTGGGTGCGCTTTGATCCCCGCTCGTGCCTCGCCTGCTCTCCCCCCGCCCGCCCTGCCCCCACGGCCCAGGCCCGTGCGCTCCGCGGCCCAAGGCTCACCGCACCTTTCTCTGACCAGGCCCAGCCACGGCAGCCCACAAGCTGTCCCCAACCTCCACGCGCAGCCGCCTGCCCGCGCCTCCCTTCAAGCAGCCTGTAGTGGGAAGGGCAGCTTTGATTTTAGAATGATCGCTCTCCAGTCCTCGGAATTCCCTGGGAAATGTGGCGAAAAGGCGAACGCCGGCCAACTGTCCCGCCCCCTTCCTTTTCCAGCTCTGTGGAGCAAGGCAAGGACAGGCTTTGGACACCCCAGATCCCGCACGCTCAAGCTCTTCCAAGTCACCGTTGGTGGTGCCCACGGCAGTCGGCCAGCATGATAAGGGACCAAGAGGAGGGAGGCCGGAGCAGGCCCTGGATCCGGACTTGAGGCCTTGTCGGCGGGGAACTGCGGGGTCTTCAAGCATGGTGTGCAAAGAGGGGCACAGATTCGGTAGGGGAACATTCCCCGGGCTCCAGGAACTCCTTGACccgaggtgaggggagggagtgcacggaAGAAAGAGGACAGAGTTCTTACCTTGCGCTTGTTGCGGTGGATGTCGCCAATGGAATTGGACACCGTGTTGGGGCCCAGCAACATGCGCGTGCTGCGAGGCCACTCGGTGCTCACGAGGTGGTGCTCGCCCATGAGGATCTTACGCACGTTCTCCGCGCCGGTCACGCGTATCAGCGGCCGCCCCAACAAGTGCGTCTTGAACACGTTGCCATACTTCTCCCTCCGCGACGACTGGAAGCCAGAACCCTGCGGGAGCCACACCGGGGTCTTTCTCAGGGTGCACTTCTGCAGAGGGCCCGCGAGGGAGGGGTGGCGGACCCCAACGCGGGGCACAGTCACctgccccctctccccaccaaacacacacacagacaagcacgcaggttttatttttcagagcgTGCACAAGAACTGGGAAGTAGGGCCTAGAGGATAATAAATAATGCAAGGAGGCGGAGGCCCAGGGGCACCCCCAGGAGGCTGTTTTTTAGTAATGACTTTCGAGAGGAAAGAGGTATCCCGGACAGCTGGACCCGAAGCGGGAGTCTCCGCCTCCAACCCCCCTCCCCCGCGCTCGGGAGCCTCTCGGAATAAATATTTCCAGGCTCCGGGCCACGGGCTGGCGAGACCCCGCGGGGTGGCCGCAGGCCAAAGATTATTTATAGCGGTAAGCGGTTGGTGCCCGAAGGCAGCAACTACAGATGGGGGTTGGAGTTTCCTCCGCTCTCCGGTGTGGCCCGCGCAGGGACCCGGCGGCCCTCGGAGGACTCTGCAGGGTGGGGTCACGGGCCGAGAGCCGCGATTTTCCTAATGCATTTTGCCCTGGAAATAACGGAGACCGACTTTGGTTGCCGCCCTGGAGTTTGGAACCCgagcgcggggcggggcgggacCGGGCAGGGCGACCCGCGCAGGTAACCAGATCCCCGGCTGTGGCGGCGCGAGCTGAGGATGACGGGGCCGGGGCCCTGCCGGGCTCTCGAAGCGGCTGGCGGAGCCGGCCCGGCGCGGGTACCGGAAACCGTGGAGACCTCAgaggggcgggggcaggggcgtCCTGCTCACCTTTGACGTCGGCACTGGTTACCCCACCCCACGTTAACCCTTCTCCTGCCGGGGCAGCACCGGGCGAAAAGGGGAGGGGCGCCACCTGTCTAGCCGCCCCGCCTGCCAGTCCACCGGCGTACCGACTTGGGCTCCAGATCTACCTGGTCCTGCAACCCCGAGGGGACAACTCGGTCTCCCTATCCCGGGTTGGTCCCcttcctcacttttcttttttccaaggaAAACTATTCTCCAGCTAAATGTGCACACACCCCAGTACAGCCGAAAAGTGACTCTGCAGAACCCGGAGCCCTAATCACTTTTCCACATGCGCCTCCGGCCCCGGCGCGCGACGGGGAACGAGCCGGGAGCGCCGGCgcagccaggaggggggctgGGCCGCGAGAACGCTGTccccctcccaggctggaggacgGGGAGAGTTCCCCCCGCCGTGCAGCCCTTCTAGACGGCGTCTACCCCTTTAAGAAAAATCTAGGCGGAGGTGGGGTGCGACAGAGCGGGTGGTGAGGCGAGGGGTTCCCTCCCTCCGTCTGCTGTACCCGTCTCCCTCGCTCCGTCTCACTCTCcgtctttcctctccttcttttcctctgtttttcttttctttcaacacaAAAGTTGGGTTGTGAATTTTCCGTGGTCGCCGCCGCCTCGCCCCCAACCCCTGCCTCTGATCTGCCTAACTATAATTAAAGTGCGTTTTTTGTGGCATTAATAAAGAGTTATTTGTCTGCCGTTTCCACGGTCTTCACAAAGAGGACTTTCATAGGGGCGGCCGCTCGGGCCGCGAGTCCAATTTATacaaaaatgttgtatttttagccCTGAGCTCTGTTTAGATGGCGCTCGGTGGAAACGGAGAGCCCTTGGAGGTCCCCCCGTAAAATCTGATAAATGACTCCGAAAAAATAACGCTGGGATTCAGAGGGCTCTCATTAACCCCTTAGGCGCTCTGTACCCGTAACCCCTATTTCCCTCCCCCACGCCAGATCTAGGGCCCCGGAT
This region of Rhinopithecus roxellana isolate Shanxi Qingling chromosome 17, ASM756505v1, whole genome shotgun sequence genomic DNA includes:
- the LOC104661347 gene encoding cytochrome P450 26B1 isoform X1, with amino-acid sequence MLFEGLELVSALATLAACLVSVTLLLAVSQQLWQLRWAATRDKSCKLPIPKGSMGFPLIGETGHWLLQGSGFQSSRREKYGNVFKTHLLGRPLIRVTGAENVRKILMGEHHLVSTEWPRSTRMLLGPNTVSNSIGDIHRNKRKVFSKIFSHEALESYLPKIQLVIQDTLRAWSSHPEAINVYQEAQKLTFRMAIRVLLGFSIPEEDLGHLFEVYQQFVENVFSLPVDLPFSGYRRGIQARQTLQKGLEKAIREKLQCTQGKDYSDALDLLIESSKEHGKEMTMQELKDGTLELIFAAYATTASASTSLIMQLLKHPTVLEKLREELRAHGMLHSSGCPCEGALRLDTLSGLRYLDCVIKEVMRLFTPISGGYRTVLQTFELDGFQIPKGWSVMYSIRDTHDTAPVFKDVNVFDPDRFSQARSEDKDGRFHYLPFGGGVRTCLGKHLAKLFLKVLAVELASTSRFELASRTFPRITLVPVLHPVDGLSVKFFGLDSNQNKILPETEAMLSATV
- the LOC104661347 gene encoding cytochrome P450 26B1 isoform X2 codes for the protein MGEHHLVSTEWPRSTRMLLGPNTVSNSIGDIHRNKRKVFSKIFSHEALESYLPKIQLVIQDTLRAWSSHPEAINVYQEAQKLTFRMAIRVLLGFSIPEEDLGHLFEVYQQFVENVFSLPVDLPFSGYRRGIQARQTLQKGLEKAIREKLQCTQGKDYSDALDLLIESSKEHGKEMTMQELKDGTLELIFAAYATTASASTSLIMQLLKHPTVLEKLREELRAHGMLHSSGCPCEGALRLDTLSGLRYLDCVIKEVMRLFTPISGGYRTVLQTFELDGFQIPKGWSVMYSIRDTHDTAPVFKDVNVFDPDRFSQARSEDKDGRFHYLPFGGGVRTCLGKHLAKLFLKVLAVELASTSRFELASRTFPRITLVPVLHPVDGLSVKFFGLDSNQNKILPETEAMLSATV